Proteins from a single region of Styela clava chromosome 1, kaStyClav1.hap1.2, whole genome shotgun sequence:
- the LOC120343909 gene encoding importin subunit beta-1-like translates to MATLVEILDKTVSPDPNDIKQAQGFLEQAAQSSLAEFLVSLCQVLANPGNSQVSRMAAGLQIKNYTTSKDQTARLDNQKRWLSLNEAARSEVKKLVLQALGTETNRPSSAAQVIASIACAEIPLDGWKELIPQLVQSVTAETSTEHLKEGALEAIGYICADMDPQHLLTHANGILTAIVQGMRKQEPSFHVKLAATNAMLNSLEFTRGNFEKESERHFIMQVICEATQVEDSKTGTNSIRVAALQCLVKIMSLYYQYMEAYMGPALFAISVEAMKSADDNVCLQGIEFWSNVCDEESDLSIEMAEADEMGRAPERTSKFYAKGALQYLVPILTQILTRQDVMDDEDEWNPSKAAGVCLMLLATCCENDIVPHVVPFLEENINSPDWRYRDAAVMTLGSILEGPSPDQLAPILEQGMPTFFTLLKDESVVVRDTTAWAIGRICDLIPDAVINEKYLMPLLTAMVESLTAEPRVATNVCWAFSSLAEAAYENACNEASGEDPETYPMSMVYENIIEKLLNTTDRQDGHQNNLRSSAYEAIMEMIKNSPQDCYDTVLKTTNVIMDRINQLLMMESQIHSSSDRSQYNDLQSLLCATLQSVLQKVKPEHVASIADNVMGSLLRMLGSGSGGVQEDTMMAVGTFVEVVGDKFVNYLPAFKDYLFSALRNPTEYQVCIVAVGVVGDICRSIGAQVLQYCDQIMTHLLDDLSDPTVHRTVKPHILSVFGDIALAIGAEFKKYLEVVLQTLQQAAQARVDTSDYDMVDYLNELREGCLESYTGIIQGLKGDQKDPHPDVLLVKDHIMFILTFVEDIANDEDHSDGVVAASSGLLGDLCTAFGGQFGNHLLKLIDSKPKILEMLTEGRRSKTSKTKSLAVWTTKELRKLRNKA, encoded by the exons ATGGCGACTCTTGTGGAAATCTTGGATAAGACTGTGTCACCGG ACCCAAATGATATTAAGCAGGCACAAGGATTTCTGGAACAAGCCGCACAAAGCAGTCTTGCGGAATTTCTGGTCAGCTTATGTCAAGTTTTGGCAAACCCTGGAAACAGCCAAGTTTCGAGAATGGCTGCTGGTCTGCAG ataaaaaattatacaaCTTCAAAAGACCAAACTGCCAGGCTCGATAATCAGAAACGTTGGCTGTCTCTAAATGAAGCAGCTCGATCAGAAGTTAAAAAACTG GTTCTTCAAGCATTGGGCACAGAAACTAACAGACCTTCATCAGCGGCACAAGTAATTGCATCAATCGCATGTGCTGAAATACCTTTAGATGGATGGAAAGAGCTTATTCCTCAACTTGTGCAAAGTGTGACTGCAGAAACAAGCACTGAACATTTGAAGGAGGGAGCACTGGAGGCTATCGGATACATTTGTGCAGATATG GATCCACAACACCTTCTTACTCATGCAAACGGCATCCTGACTGCAATTGTTCAAGGAATGAGAAAACAAGAACCAAGTTTTCATGTCAAACTAGCAGCGACCAATGCAATGCTCAATTCGTTGGAATTTACCAGAGGAAATTTCGAAAAAGAG TCTGAGAGGCATTTTATCATGCAGGTCATCTGCGAGGCAACTCAAGTTGAGGATTCCAAAACTGGAACTAATTCA ATTCGTGTTGCTGCTTTACAATGTTTGGTTAAGATCATGTCTCTATATTACCAATATATGGAAGCTTACATGGGCCCGGCTTTATTTGCA ATTTCTGTCGAAGCAATGAAATCAGCTGATGACAATGTTTGTTTACAAGGGATTGAGTTTTGGTCGAATGTCTGTGACGAGGAATCTGACTTATCCATTGAAATGGCAGAA GCTGATGAAATGGGACGAGCACCAGAAAGAACGAgcaaattttatgcaaaagGAGCTCTTCAGTATCTTGTACCAATTTTGACTCAAATCTTGACAAGACag GATGTAATGGACGACGAGGATGAATGGAATCCATCAAAAGCAGCAGGTGTCTGTTTAATGCTTCTTGCTACATGCTGTGAGAATGATATCGTGCCTCATGTTGTACCCTTTTTGGAGGAGAATATCAACAGCCCGGACTGGAGATACAGAGATGCCGCTGTTATGACTCTGG GTTCCATTTTGGAAGGACCGTCACCTGACCAACTGGCTCCAATCTTAGAGCAAGGAATGCCAACTTTCTTTACGTTATTGAAAGATGAAAGTGTTGTGGTTCGGGATACAACTGCTTGGGCTATAGGAAG AATCTGTGATCTGATTCCTGATGCTGTTATCAACGAGAAATACCTGATGCCCTTACTTACTGCAATGGTTGAAAGCTTGACTGCGGAACCAAGAGTGGCCACCAATGTTTGCTGG GCATTTTCATCACTTGCCGAGGCTGCATATGAAAACGCTTGTAACGAAGCGTCTGGTGAAGATCCGGAGACCTATCCAATGTCTATGGTTTACGAGAACATCATCGAGAAACTTTTGAATACAACAGACAGACAAGACGGACACCAGAACAATCTCAGAAGCTCTGCATACGAAGCTATTATGGAAATGATCAAAAACAGTCCACAGGACTGTTACGATACTGTTTTGAAAACTACAAACGTCATCATGGACAGGATCAACCAACTTCTAATGATGGAG TCCCAGATTCATTCAAGCAGCGACCGATCACAATATAACGATCTTCAATCGCTGCTATGTGCAACACTACAAAGCGTTCTTCAGAAAGTGAAGCCGGAGCATGTTGCTT CTATTGCAGACAATGTTATGGGTTCCTTGCTGAGAATGTTGGGATCTGGATCAGGCGGAGTTCAAGAGGATACCATGATGGCTGTTGGAACTTTTGTGGAAG TTGTTGGAGACAAATTCGTCAATTATCTACCGGCATTCAAAGATTACTTGTTTTCTGCTCTGAGAAATCCTACCGAATACCAG GTTTGCATTGTTGCAGTCGGTGTAGTCGGCGACATTTGTCGTTCCATCGGGGCTCAAGTCCTACAATATTGTGACCAAATTATGACCCACCTTCTCGATGATTTATCTGACCCAACTGTCCATCGAACCGTGAAACCCCATATCCTGTCAGTGTTTGGTGACATTGCACTCGCTATTGGAGCAGAATTCAAGAAATATTTGGAAGTCGTATTACAGACTTTGCAACAAGCAGCTCAAGCCAGAGTGGATACA AGTGATTATGACATGGTGGATTACTTGAATGAACTCAGAGAAGGATGTCTTGAATCTTATACTGGCATTATCCAAGGATTAAAAGGAGATCAAAAAGACCCACATC CTGATGTATTACTAGTCAAGGACCACATCATGTTCATTCTGACTTTCGTTGAAGATATTGCCAACGATGAGGACCATAGTGATGGAGTCGTTGCTGCATCAAGCGGACTTCTTGG TGATTTATGTACCGCTTTTGGTGGTCAGTTCGGTAATCATCTCTTGAAACTTATCGATTCGAAACCCAAGATTCTCGAGATGTTAACTGAAGGAAGGAGATCCAAGACAAGCAAAACAAAAAGCCTGGCTGTTTGGACCACGAAAGAACTCAGAAAACTTCGAAACAAGGCATGA
- the LOC120347377 gene encoding type I iodothyronine deiodinase-like, translating into MEEYRSKVDFVVIYIQEAHATDSNWHFKDMKHHIFLHKSLHDRQSAAEILKDYLSCPLVLDGIENEATKQYGTIPDRMAIIYNGCLEYISAKGPFGFKVEEMIIALNHLLQRNE; encoded by the exons ATGGAGGAATATCGTTCAAAAGTTGATTTTGTTGTGATATATATTCAAGAAGCTCATGCCACGGACAGTAATTGGCATTTCAAGGACATGAA GCACCACATTTTTCTTCATAAAAGTCTTCATGATCGGCAGTCTGCCGCAGAAATTCTTAAAGACTACCTTTCGTGCCCTTTGGTGTTGGATGGAATAGAAAATGAAGCAACGAAGCAATATGGTACGATTCCGGATCGTATGGCAATCATCTACAACGGTTGCTTAGAATATATCAGTGCGAAAGGACCTTTTGGGTTTAAAGTAGAGGAAATGATAATTGCTTTAAATCATCTATTACAACGAAACGAATAG